In a genomic window of Phyllostomus discolor isolate MPI-MPIP mPhyDis1 chromosome 5, mPhyDis1.pri.v3, whole genome shotgun sequence:
- the UBXN10 gene encoding UBX domain-containing protein 10, whose product MAAEATVNAASTECHPVVSTAADSFVWPPDSLNMHVIRPKSAKGRTRPSLHKPQGAGLCPHRTPSSPPPAIPCEPPGSQKPGACAPRSPNQGAPHEVPELLQQVPLGASSSLNRYPVLPSISRKTPEEGAGETVAKKAGSLQLGSIQALHQEEACTMKTGKEGSRAPACSPEKKLFVQTRRQSPSGARVPEEPSDQEPRLLLAVRSPSGRRFVRHFRPTDDLQTIVAVAEHKNKATYQRCCIETMEVPRRRFSDLTKSLQECRIPHKSVLGISQEGREERI is encoded by the coding sequence ATGGCCGCAGAAGCCACCGTGAACGCCGCCTCCACCGAGTGCCACCCCGTGGTCAGCACAGCAGCCGACAGCTTCGTTTGGCCGCCAGACTCCCTGAACATGCACGTCATACGGCCCAAGTCCGCCAAGGGGCGCACTCGGCCGAGTCTGCACAAGCCCCAGGGCGCGGGGCTGTGCCCGCACCGCACGCCATCTTCTCCGCCTCCGGCCATTCCCTGCGAGCCGCCAGGCAGCCAGAAACCGGGAGCCTGTGCGCCCAGATCGCCAAATCAGGGAGCGCCCCATGAGGTCCCCGAGCTGCTGCAGCAGGTGCCCTTAGGGGCTTCCTCATCCCTCAATAGATACCCGGTCCTTCCTTCCATCAGCAGGAAGACCccggaggagggggctggggaaacAGTCGCGAAAAAGGCCGGCTCCCTGCAGCTGGGCAGCATCCAGGCTCTGCACCAAGAGGAGGCCTGCACCATGAAGACAGGCAAAGAAGGTTCCAGAGCTCCAGCTTGTTCCCCAGAGAAGAAACTCTTCGTCCAAACCAGGAGACAGAGCCCCTCCGGGGCCAGAGTCCCGGAGGAGCCATCAGATCAAGAGCCGAGGCTGCTGCTCGCTGTGAGGTCACCGTCAGGCCGGAGGTTCGTCCGCCACTTCCGGCCAACCGATGACTTACAGACCATTGTGGCCGTGGCTGAGCACAAGAACAAGGCCACCTACCAACGCTGCTGCATCGAAACgatggaggtgcccaggagacgTTTCTCTGACCTCACCAAGTCTCTGCAAGAGTGCAGGATCCCCCACAAGTCGGTGCTGGGCATCtcccaggaaggcagggaggagcgGATCTGA